From the Hymenobacter yonginensis genome, one window contains:
- a CDS encoding lipoprotein signal peptidase — protein MKYWKYYLVAVLVIVIDQLSKWAVHRYMPLGMPGEIPLLGDWLKLHYTTNPGMAFGVELPAPYGKVLLTLFRLVAVTGIAYYIRRLWQQRAPQGLMVCIALILGGAIGNLVDSIFYGIVYGPALTVYGAPTPWLHGQVIDMIFVDFPDGFFPASWPLVGGQMIPDFPIFNIADSSIFVGVVLILLFQNRFYSTEDEKAHPLAANDPAAAQARHDAEASSEVV, from the coding sequence ATGAAGTACTGGAAATACTACCTCGTGGCCGTGCTGGTCATCGTCATTGATCAGCTCTCCAAGTGGGCCGTGCACCGCTACATGCCGCTCGGCATGCCCGGCGAAATCCCGCTGCTCGGCGACTGGCTGAAGCTGCACTACACCACCAATCCGGGCATGGCCTTCGGGGTGGAGCTGCCCGCGCCCTACGGCAAAGTGCTGCTCACGCTGTTCCGGCTGGTGGCCGTGACGGGCATTGCTTACTACATTCGGCGGCTGTGGCAGCAGCGCGCGCCGCAGGGCCTGATGGTGTGCATTGCCCTGATTCTGGGCGGCGCCATCGGCAACCTTGTGGATTCCATCTTCTACGGCATTGTGTATGGCCCCGCCCTCACGGTGTACGGCGCCCCCACGCCCTGGCTACACGGGCAGGTGATTGACATGATTTTCGTGGATTTCCCCGACGGTTTCTTCCCCGCCTCGTGGCCGCTGGTAGGCGGCCAGATGATTCCGGACTTCCCTATCTTCAACATCGCCGACTCCAGCATCTTTGTGGGCGTGGTGCTGATTCTGCTGTTCCAGAACCGTTTCTACAGCACCGAAGACGAAAAAGCACACCCGCTGGCCGCCAACGACCCCGCCGCCGCCCAGGCCCGCCACGACGCCGAAGCCTCGTCGGAAGTGGTGTAG
- a CDS encoding efflux RND transporter permease subunit translates to MWRNLALFVIKNRRLLVGLLALITVFMGWQARKIEMTYDFAQVVSPTDPDMVYFQQFKRQFGEDGNVLVLGMQDSSVYQLGNFNELRLLTDTLSQVRGVNGILGVTRLPRLVKDTTLRTFRAEPIFRNFPQTQPELDSLMRVVNSQEFYKGQLISPTTGATLLALTMDPKYLNSSKREAVMKEILGHAERFQQKTGIKMHYAGLPYVRATMTTKVASEMKLFVGLTIVMMALTLLMFFRTWSAVVFPLLIVLIVVVWCIGSMVLMGYKINLLTGLIPSIIIVIGIPNCTYLLSRYHYDYRKSGNQVLAMARVVRKIGLVTLMNNTTTAIGFVVFCFTNIAILFQFGAVATINIFVAFAVSFILMPIVFTILPPPTPKQLEHLEAKPLMKLLEFFDYLVLERRRTVYIAALVFAVLAGFGVSKVRSVSYMVDDLPKDSSVNSDLKFFEQHFNGVMPLELVVDTGKPKGLLKLKNLEKIDRLENYLRTQPVLTTPVSVVTFLKASTQAFYNGSPDYYRLPDNSEKNYVFSYLARSQSTKGSEGALTSKLLRSFTDSTMQRARISLKIADIGSHNLDTLLNNGIRPEIRKIFNGTGMDVKLTGTTIIFTKGNEYLIGTLKESLLIAFALVGLVVLILFRSIRAVFFTLLPNFFTLLLTGGIMGYFGIPLKPSTALIFSIALGIDGDNSIHLLAKFRQEMAANGRRVKAAISTTLSEAGTSMIYTSIVLFLGFSVFAFSEFGGTKALGLLMSASLLITNFSNLILLPCLLVTFEHGKDEDVIDQSGIKHYDDNYHEEDDDLELNLSRMQMQPKSLT, encoded by the coding sequence ATGTGGAGAAACCTCGCCCTGTTCGTCATCAAGAACCGCCGCCTGCTGGTAGGGCTGCTGGCCCTCATTACGGTGTTCATGGGCTGGCAGGCCCGCAAAATCGAAATGACCTACGATTTTGCCCAGGTGGTGAGCCCCACCGACCCGGACATGGTGTACTTCCAGCAGTTCAAGCGGCAGTTTGGCGAGGACGGCAACGTGCTGGTGCTGGGCATGCAGGACAGTTCGGTGTACCAGCTCGGCAACTTCAATGAGCTGCGGCTGCTGACGGACACGCTCAGCCAGGTGCGGGGCGTGAACGGCATTCTGGGCGTTACGCGGTTGCCGCGGCTGGTTAAGGATACCACCCTGCGCACGTTCCGGGCCGAGCCCATCTTCCGCAACTTCCCCCAGACTCAGCCCGAGCTGGACTCCTTGATGCGGGTGGTGAACTCCCAAGAATTCTACAAAGGCCAGCTGATTTCGCCTACCACCGGGGCCACGCTGCTGGCCCTCACCATGGACCCCAAGTACCTGAACTCCAGCAAGCGGGAAGCCGTGATGAAGGAGATTCTGGGCCACGCCGAACGGTTTCAGCAGAAAACCGGCATCAAGATGCACTACGCCGGCCTGCCCTATGTGCGGGCCACCATGACCACCAAGGTGGCTTCGGAAATGAAGCTGTTCGTGGGCCTGACCATCGTGATGATGGCCCTCACGCTGCTCATGTTCTTCCGCACGTGGTCGGCGGTGGTGTTTCCGCTGCTGATTGTGCTGATTGTAGTGGTGTGGTGCATCGGCTCGATGGTGCTGATGGGCTACAAAATCAACCTGCTGACGGGGCTGATTCCGAGTATTATCATCGTAATCGGGATTCCGAACTGTACTTATCTGCTCAGCCGCTACCACTACGACTACCGCAAATCGGGCAACCAGGTGCTGGCGATGGCCCGGGTGGTGCGCAAAATTGGACTCGTAACCTTGATGAACAATACCACCACGGCCATCGGCTTCGTGGTGTTCTGCTTCACCAACATTGCCATCTTGTTCCAGTTTGGGGCGGTGGCCACCATCAACATCTTCGTGGCCTTCGCGGTGTCGTTTATCTTGATGCCGATTGTGTTCACCATTCTGCCGCCGCCCACGCCCAAGCAGCTGGAGCACCTGGAAGCCAAGCCGCTGATGAAGCTGCTGGAGTTCTTCGATTATCTGGTGCTGGAGCGCCGCCGCACGGTGTACATTGCGGCGCTGGTGTTTGCGGTGCTGGCCGGATTTGGCGTGAGCAAGGTGCGCTCGGTGAGCTACATGGTGGATGATCTGCCCAAGGATTCGTCGGTGAACTCCGACCTGAAGTTTTTCGAGCAGCACTTCAACGGCGTGATGCCGCTGGAGCTGGTGGTGGACACGGGCAAGCCCAAGGGCCTGCTCAAGCTCAAAAATCTGGAGAAGATTGACCGGCTGGAAAACTACCTGCGCACCCAGCCCGTGCTGACGACCCCGGTAAGCGTGGTGACCTTCCTGAAAGCCTCCACCCAGGCCTTCTACAACGGCAGCCCTGACTACTACCGCCTGCCCGATAACTCCGAGAAGAACTACGTATTCAGCTACCTGGCCCGCTCCCAGAGCACTAAAGGCAGCGAAGGAGCCCTCACCAGCAAGCTGCTGCGCTCCTTCACCGACAGCACCATGCAGCGGGCCCGCATCTCGCTGAAGATTGCCGACATCGGCTCCCACAACCTCGATACGCTGCTCAACAACGGCATCCGGCCCGAAATCCGCAAGATTTTCAACGGCACCGGCATGGACGTGAAGCTCACGGGCACCACCATCATCTTCACCAAGGGCAACGAATACCTGATTGGTACGCTCAAGGAAAGCCTGCTGATTGCCTTTGCGCTGGTGGGGTTGGTGGTGCTGATCCTGTTCCGCAGCATCCGGGCGGTGTTCTTCACGCTGCTGCCCAACTTCTTCACGCTGCTGCTAACGGGCGGCATTATGGGCTACTTCGGCATCCCGCTCAAGCCCAGCACGGCCCTCATTTTCAGCATTGCGCTGGGCATCGACGGCGACAACTCCATCCATCTGCTGGCCAAGTTCCGGCAGGAAATGGCCGCAAACGGCCGCCGCGTGAAGGCCGCCATCAGCACCACCCTCAGTGAGGCCGGCACCAGCATGATTTACACCAGCATTGTGCTGTTTCTGGGCTTCTCGGTGTTTGCCTTCTCGGAGTTTGGCGGCACTAAGGCGCTAGGCCTGCTGATGTCGGCTAGCTTGCTGATTACCAACTTCTCCAACCTGATTCTGCTGCCCTGCCTGCTGGTTACCTTCGAGCACGGTAAGGACGAGGACGTCATCGACCAGTCGGGCATCAAGCACTACGACGACAACTACCACGAGGAAGACGACGACCTGGAGCTGAACCTAAGCCGCATGCAGATGCAGCCAAAAAGCCTCACGTAG
- the ileS gene encoding isoleucine--tRNA ligase produces MNYPEFKQPLNYGQVGTDILAWWKQNGIFEKSVSTREGQPTFVFYEGPPSANGAPGIHHVMARTVKDIFCRYQTLLGKQVHRKGGWDTHGLPIELQVEKELGITKEDIGKKISIEDYNQRCRETVMRFKAQWDDLTEKMGYWVDLDDPYITFEPEYIESCWALLKKLYDKGLLYKGYTIQPYSPAAGTGLSSHELNQPGTYRDVKDTTVVAQFKVKRDEKSEPLFGNVQLDEVPLAALYGDNASEPDVYILAWTTTPWTLPANTGLAVGKNIPYVLVSTFNPYTYAPIRVVLAEALVGKYFSEKGKEASFEDFKPGDKVLPWRIENTFKGSDLVGINYERLFGQNKGYPAFEGEENAFRVINGDFVTTEDGTGIVHISPTFGADDFRAAQLAGVPALLVADDEGKLGPIVDRTGRYVAQMGEFGGRWVKNYDGHDESGADYKTLDESIAIRMKGDGTAFKVEKYEHTYPHCWRTDKPVLYYPLDSWFIKTTAVKDRLIELNKTINWQPASTGTGRFGNWLENLVDWNLSRSRYWGTPLPIWRTQDGTEEICIGSIEQLNAEIEKAVAAEVMTHNPYQLVDGNWVMANGSTNQTTKIDLHRPYVDDIFLVSPSGQPMYRETDLIDVWFDSGAMPYAQWHYPIENEGQFQKNFPADFIAEGVDQTRGWFFTLHALAVMLEDSVAYKNVMANGLVLDKNGNKMSKRLGNAVDPFATIQQFGPDATRWYMIANAQPWDNLKFDVAGITEVQRRFFGTLFNTYSFYALYANLDGFQAREFDRTPHAELSELDRWILSKLQSLILEVRGHYDSYDPTKAARAIQDFVTDQLSNWHVRLSRRRFWKGELTADKRAAYETLQECLVVVSQLMAPIAPFFAEWLYQNMTNGMRAEAIERNTPLAAESVHLTLLVEADETRIDKALEERMELAQRISSLTHSLRKKSVLKVRQPLQRILVPVFNESTRAQVALVEDLICAEVNVKHVEFLDDASGVLVKSVKPNFKRLGQQYGAKLKAVGARIQQMSAEEISTLEKTGQLAVEIDGEAYTLAPDDVEIRTQDLPGWLVATDGPLTVALDVTLTDELRQEGVARELVNRLQNLRKDSGLEVQDKIRVTLQQQPELEAAVQSFGGYIREEVQALSLDFAPEISGGAVLEFDEFSVPVLLNVATA; encoded by the coding sequence ATGAACTACCCCGAATTCAAGCAGCCGCTCAACTACGGCCAGGTCGGCACCGATATCCTGGCGTGGTGGAAGCAGAACGGCATCTTTGAGAAGAGCGTGAGCACCCGCGAAGGGCAGCCCACGTTCGTGTTTTACGAGGGCCCGCCCTCGGCCAACGGCGCCCCCGGCATTCACCACGTGATGGCCCGGACGGTGAAGGACATCTTCTGCCGCTACCAGACGCTGCTGGGCAAGCAGGTGCACCGCAAAGGCGGCTGGGACACCCACGGCCTGCCCATCGAGCTGCAGGTGGAGAAGGAGCTGGGCATCACGAAGGAGGATATCGGCAAGAAAATCAGCATTGAGGACTACAACCAGCGCTGCCGCGAAACCGTGATGCGCTTCAAGGCCCAGTGGGACGACCTCACCGAGAAAATGGGCTACTGGGTGGACCTCGACGACCCCTACATCACCTTCGAGCCCGAGTACATCGAGAGCTGCTGGGCGCTGCTCAAGAAGCTCTACGACAAAGGCCTGCTCTACAAAGGCTACACCATCCAGCCCTACTCGCCGGCGGCCGGCACGGGCCTGTCGTCGCACGAGCTGAACCAGCCCGGCACCTACCGCGACGTGAAGGACACGACCGTAGTGGCCCAGTTCAAGGTGAAGCGCGACGAAAAATCGGAGCCGTTGTTTGGTAATGTGCAGCTTGACGAAGTGCCCTTGGCGGCCCTCTACGGCGACAATGCCTCGGAGCCGGACGTGTACATCCTGGCCTGGACGACCACGCCTTGGACCCTGCCCGCCAACACCGGTCTGGCTGTGGGCAAGAATATCCCGTACGTGCTGGTGAGCACCTTCAACCCCTACACCTACGCGCCCATCCGGGTGGTGCTGGCGGAGGCGCTGGTGGGCAAATACTTCTCCGAGAAAGGCAAAGAAGCCTCGTTTGAAGACTTCAAGCCCGGCGACAAAGTGCTGCCCTGGCGCATCGAAAACACCTTCAAAGGCTCCGACCTCGTGGGCATCAACTACGAGCGGCTGTTCGGCCAGAACAAAGGCTATCCGGCGTTTGAGGGCGAGGAAAACGCCTTCCGCGTCATCAACGGCGACTTCGTAACCACCGAGGACGGCACCGGCATCGTGCACATCTCGCCCACGTTTGGTGCCGATGACTTCCGGGCTGCCCAGCTGGCCGGCGTGCCCGCCCTGCTGGTAGCCGACGACGAAGGCAAGCTCGGCCCCATCGTGGACCGGACGGGCCGCTACGTGGCCCAGATGGGCGAATTCGGCGGCCGCTGGGTGAAAAACTACGACGGCCACGACGAGTCAGGCGCCGACTACAAAACCCTCGACGAAAGCATTGCCATCCGCATGAAAGGCGACGGCACGGCCTTCAAAGTGGAGAAGTACGAGCATACCTACCCGCACTGCTGGCGCACCGACAAGCCCGTGCTCTATTACCCGCTCGACTCCTGGTTTATCAAAACCACGGCGGTGAAAGACCGGCTCATCGAGCTCAACAAAACCATCAACTGGCAGCCCGCCAGCACCGGCACCGGCCGCTTCGGCAACTGGCTGGAAAACCTGGTGGACTGGAACCTGAGCCGCTCGCGCTACTGGGGCACGCCCCTGCCCATCTGGCGCACCCAGGACGGCACCGAGGAAATCTGCATCGGCAGCATCGAGCAGCTGAACGCCGAAATCGAGAAGGCCGTCGCCGCTGAAGTCATGACCCACAACCCCTACCAGCTGGTGGATGGTAATTGGGTAATGGCCAACGGCTCGACGAACCAAACAACTAAAATCGACCTGCACCGGCCCTACGTAGACGACATCTTCCTGGTGTCGCCCTCCGGCCAGCCCATGTACCGCGAAACCGACCTCATCGACGTGTGGTTCGACAGCGGCGCCATGCCCTACGCCCAGTGGCACTACCCGATTGAAAACGAAGGGCAGTTCCAGAAGAACTTCCCCGCCGATTTCATTGCCGAAGGCGTGGACCAGACCCGCGGCTGGTTCTTCACCCTGCACGCGCTGGCCGTGATGCTGGAGGACTCAGTGGCCTACAAAAACGTGATGGCCAATGGCTTGGTGCTGGACAAGAACGGCAACAAGATGAGCAAGCGCCTCGGCAACGCCGTGGATCCGTTTGCCACCATCCAGCAGTTCGGCCCCGACGCCACGCGCTGGTACATGATTGCCAACGCCCAGCCCTGGGACAACCTGAAGTTCGACGTGGCGGGCATCACGGAGGTACAGCGCCGCTTCTTCGGCACGCTCTTCAACACCTACTCGTTCTACGCCCTCTACGCCAACCTCGACGGCTTCCAGGCCCGCGAGTTTGACCGCACGCCGCACGCCGAGCTGAGCGAGCTGGACCGCTGGATTCTGAGCAAGCTCCAGTCGCTGATTCTGGAAGTGCGCGGCCATTACGACAGCTACGACCCCACGAAGGCCGCCCGCGCCATCCAGGACTTCGTCACCGACCAGCTCTCCAACTGGCACGTGCGCCTCTCGCGCCGCCGCTTCTGGAAGGGCGAGCTGACCGCCGACAAGCGCGCCGCCTACGAAACCCTGCAGGAATGCTTGGTGGTAGTGTCGCAGCTCATGGCCCCGATTGCGCCCTTCTTCGCCGAGTGGCTCTACCAGAACATGACCAACGGCATGCGCGCCGAAGCCATCGAGCGCAACACCCCGCTGGCCGCCGAGTCGGTGCACCTTACGCTGCTGGTAGAAGCCGACGAAACCCGCATCGACAAGGCCTTGGAGGAGCGGATGGAGCTGGCCCAGCGCATTTCCTCGCTCACGCACTCGCTCCGCAAGAAGTCGGTGCTGAAGGTGCGGCAGCCGCTGCAGCGCATCCTGGTGCCGGTGTTCAACGAGAGTACCCGCGCTCAGGTGGCGTTGGTGGAAGACCTGATCTGCGCCGAGGTGAACGTGAAGCACGTGGAGTTCCTCGATGATGCCAGCGGCGTGCTGGTGAAGTCGGTGAAGCCCAACTTCAAGCGCCTGGGCCAGCAGTACGGCGCCAAGCTGAAAGCCGTGGGTGCCCGCATCCAGCAGATGAGCGCCGAGGAAATCAGCACCCTCGAAAAAACCGGCCAGCTGGCCGTGGAAATCGACGGCGAAGCCTACACCCTGGCCCCCGACGACGTGGAAATCCGCACCCAGGACCTGCCCGGCTGGCTGGTAGCCACCGATGGCCCCCTCACGGTAGCCCTCGACGTGACTCTGACCGACGAGCTGCGCCAGGAAGGCGTGGCCCGCGAGCTGGTGAACCGCCTCCAGAACCTGCGCAAAGACAGCGGCCTGGAAGTGCAGGACAAAATCCGCGTGACGCTGCAGCAGCAGCCCGAGCTGGAAGCCGCTGTGCAGAGCTTCGGCGGCTATATCCGGGAGGAAGTGCAGGCTCTGAGCCTGGATTTCGCCCCAGAAATCAGCGGCGGCGCGGTGCTGGAATTCGATGAGTTTTCCGTGCCGGTGCTGCTGAACGTAGCAACTGCCTAA
- a CDS encoding DUF7948 domain-containing protein, with protein sequence MGISTISGYRTSAFQGLLAAVGLLAAAPAVAAASEGPVAAPTEARHLQFIANRNQWARPVLFATDVPGGRLYLERGRLLQTLYDTKAVEELHHHKPDGRDHRIKAHAYSVSFVGANLQALVKGGDETGEVTNYFLGKDRSKWASNVPSYNEVRYQELYPGTNLRFYTHDEQLEYDFELAPGADANRIKLRYEGQQKLAIVKGALQVTTSVGTVLEQSPVAYQLQNGRKTPVACRYVLSADNTLSFAFPQDYNHALPLVIDPVLVYSSYTGSTGSNYGYTATYDAQGNLYAGGVVFAAGYPTTTGAYDVSFAGSQDYGIMKFNPSATTRAASRIYGTYIGGASDDHPHSMVVDPAGNLVILGTTSSSDFPTTTGAYDVSFNTGADIVVSKLNPTGTQLLASTFFGGNGADGQITGTLDKNYNDTYRGDVTTDAQGNIYLATMTSSANFPIVNGFQGTKGANSDAVVAKFTSGLNSLTWSTFLGGSGEDAAYSVQVDSTGTVFVSGGTTSTNFPGTTGGLNPQYRGGSADGFVARIAAAGNDLFQASYIGTAGYDQAYFLQLDRQGEVYLFGQTDGAYPVSPGVYSNPNSLQFIHKINRLLTTTRFSTVIGNGNSGGTNISPTAFLVDNCGQILLSGFGGNVANMPVTPNAIQTSSSGSSGNFGYFYIMQLSANAGGLVYGTYFGNGSCHVDGGTSRFDKKGIIYQSMCVGSGSATLPITPNGFSATNNSSWNNAAFKIDVLQLDATFTPSATPGGSRIRTGCAPLTVYFTRPSVSGTSTNWTFGNGQSSSNATTTVSTVYNTPGTYIARLTVTDPSNCIQSATATDTIVVFGLPPAAAGPDRTICEGGSVTLSVPDAGPGVTYAWFPPTGLNTTRGRTVVASPTANTFYILTTTTPNNCTGKDTVLVSVAPRPQVTAAAGVVNEFTGVPVAFSSTATAAVGSYVWDFGDGTFGTGATPSHTYTRPGTYQVRLTAKYGPNGQCEEARVVTVNIFKEEKPNVITPNGDGLNDTFKPFVTLQPVDIQIFNRWGKKVFEQSNYTQGWGQDNVPGGVYFYQLKSSTGESWKGWVEVVH encoded by the coding sequence ATGGGAATTTCTACTATTTCGGGGTACCGTACTTCTGCTTTCCAGGGGTTGCTGGCTGCTGTGGGGCTGCTGGCAGCGGCGCCGGCCGTGGCGGCAGCATCTGAGGGCCCCGTGGCGGCTCCCACCGAAGCACGCCACCTGCAGTTTATAGCTAACCGCAACCAGTGGGCGCGGCCCGTATTGTTTGCTACCGATGTGCCCGGCGGCCGCCTGTACCTGGAGCGGGGGCGCCTGTTGCAAACCCTCTACGACACCAAGGCTGTGGAGGAGCTGCACCACCACAAGCCCGACGGGCGCGACCACCGCATCAAGGCGCACGCCTACTCGGTGTCGTTTGTGGGCGCCAACCTGCAGGCGCTGGTGAAGGGCGGCGACGAAACCGGCGAGGTGACCAACTACTTCCTGGGCAAGGACCGCAGCAAGTGGGCCAGCAACGTGCCTTCCTATAACGAGGTACGCTACCAAGAACTGTACCCCGGCACCAACCTGCGCTTCTACACCCACGACGAGCAGCTGGAGTACGACTTCGAGCTGGCGCCCGGTGCCGATGCCAACCGCATCAAGCTCCGCTACGAAGGCCAGCAGAAGCTCGCCATCGTGAAGGGGGCTTTGCAGGTTACTACCTCGGTGGGTACCGTGCTGGAGCAAAGCCCGGTGGCGTACCAGCTGCAGAACGGCCGCAAAACGCCGGTGGCCTGCCGCTACGTGCTGAGCGCCGACAACACCCTCTCGTTTGCTTTCCCGCAGGACTACAACCACGCCCTGCCACTGGTGATTGACCCCGTGCTGGTGTACTCATCCTACACCGGCTCGACGGGCAGCAACTACGGCTACACGGCCACCTACGACGCGCAGGGCAACCTGTACGCCGGCGGGGTGGTGTTTGCCGCCGGCTACCCGACCACCACCGGTGCCTACGACGTGAGCTTTGCCGGCAGCCAGGACTACGGTATCATGAAGTTCAACCCGTCGGCTACCACGCGGGCGGCTTCGCGCATCTACGGCACTTACATTGGCGGTGCCTCCGACGACCATCCGCACAGCATGGTGGTGGACCCCGCCGGCAACCTGGTGATTCTGGGTACCACCAGTTCCTCCGACTTTCCTACTACCACCGGCGCTTATGATGTGAGCTTCAACACCGGGGCCGACATTGTGGTGTCGAAGCTGAACCCAACCGGTACGCAGCTGCTGGCTTCCACCTTCTTTGGCGGCAACGGCGCCGATGGCCAGATTACCGGCACGCTCGACAAAAACTACAACGACACCTACCGCGGCGACGTGACCACCGATGCCCAGGGCAATATCTATCTGGCCACGATGACCTCGTCGGCCAACTTCCCTATCGTTAACGGCTTCCAGGGTACCAAGGGTGCCAACTCCGATGCCGTGGTAGCCAAGTTTACCTCCGGCCTCAACAGCCTGACGTGGAGCACGTTCCTGGGAGGCTCGGGTGAAGATGCGGCCTACTCGGTACAGGTAGATAGCACCGGCACGGTGTTCGTGAGCGGCGGCACTACCAGCACCAACTTCCCCGGCACCACGGGCGGCCTCAACCCGCAGTACCGCGGCGGCAGCGCCGACGGCTTTGTGGCGCGCATTGCGGCCGCCGGCAACGACCTGTTCCAAGCGTCTTACATCGGCACGGCCGGCTACGACCAGGCTTACTTTCTGCAGCTCGACCGCCAGGGTGAGGTGTACCTGTTCGGGCAGACCGACGGGGCGTACCCCGTGTCGCCGGGCGTGTATTCTAACCCCAACAGCCTGCAGTTTATCCACAAAATCAACCGCCTGCTGACAACCACGCGCTTCTCTACGGTGATAGGCAACGGCAACTCGGGCGGGACCAACATTTCGCCCACGGCTTTCCTGGTAGACAACTGCGGGCAGATTCTGCTGTCGGGCTTCGGGGGCAACGTGGCCAACATGCCCGTAACGCCCAACGCCATCCAGACGTCGTCGTCGGGCTCGTCGGGCAACTTCGGCTATTTCTACATCATGCAGCTCTCGGCCAACGCCGGCGGCCTCGTGTACGGCACCTACTTCGGTAACGGCAGCTGCCACGTAGACGGCGGTACCTCGCGCTTCGACAAGAAAGGCATCATCTACCAGTCGATGTGCGTGGGTAGCGGCTCGGCTACATTGCCCATCACGCCCAACGGCTTCTCGGCCACCAACAACTCCAGCTGGAACAACGCCGCCTTCAAGATTGACGTGCTGCAGCTGGATGCCACGTTTACGCCTTCAGCCACACCTGGCGGCTCACGCATCCGGACGGGCTGCGCGCCGCTGACTGTGTATTTCACCCGGCCTTCGGTGAGTGGCACTTCCACCAACTGGACGTTTGGTAACGGCCAAAGCTCCAGCAATGCCACCACCACGGTAAGCACGGTGTACAACACCCCGGGCACCTACATTGCCCGCCTCACCGTCACGGACCCTTCCAACTGCATCCAGAGCGCCACGGCCACCGACACGATTGTGGTGTTTGGCCTGCCGCCCGCCGCCGCCGGCCCCGACCGCACCATCTGCGAAGGCGGCTCCGTGACGCTGAGCGTGCCGGATGCCGGCCCGGGCGTGACGTATGCCTGGTTTCCGCCTACGGGCCTTAACACCACCCGGGGTCGCACGGTAGTGGCCTCGCCCACGGCTAATACGTTCTATATCCTCACCACCACCACGCCCAACAACTGCACCGGCAAAGACACCGTGCTGGTATCGGTGGCGCCGCGGCCGCAGGTAACGGCGGCGGCGGGCGTAGTCAATGAGTTTACGGGCGTGCCCGTGGCCTTCAGCAGCACGGCTACGGCCGCCGTGGGCAGCTACGTCTGGGACTTCGGCGACGGCACCTTCGGGACGGGCGCTACGCCCAGCCACACCTACACCCGCCCCGGCACCTACCAGGTGCGCCTGACGGCCAAGTATGGTCCTAACGGCCAGTGCGAGGAAGCCAGGGTGGTGACGGTGAATATTTTCAAAGAAGAGAAGCCCAACGTCATTACGCCCAACGGCGACGGCCTCAACGACACGTTTAAGCCCTTCGTGACCCTGCAGCCGGTTGACATCCAGATTTTCAACCGCTGGGGCAAGAAGGTATTTGAGCAAAGCAACTACACCCAGGGCTGGGGCCAGGACAACGTGCCCGGCGGCGTGTATTTCTACCAGCTCAAGAGCAGCACCGGCGAAAGCTGGAAAGGCTGGGTGGAAGTAGTGCACTAG